The Solanum lycopersicum chromosome 6, SLM_r2.1 genome has a window encoding:
- the LOC101266830 gene encoding serine carboxypeptidase-like, with protein MASCLSLLFLALLVVFPSCHVLSLSSSNNEDEFMVSSVKFPVPMAEKLIKQFNLFPKHDINKASSSPLAATHQQTLFEKRFNLSYLGDSGATVQDLGHHAGYYILPHTKDARMFYFFFESRSSQNDPVVIWLTGGPGCSSELAVFYENGPFNIADNMSLVWNDFGWDKVSNLIYVDQPIGTGFSYSSDDDDIRHDERGVSNDLYDFLQAFFKAHPQYVNNDFYITGESYAGHYIPAFASRVHQGNKNKEGIQINLKGFAIGNGLTNPEIQYKAYTDYALDMRLIKQSDYNVIDKSYPKCQQAIKLCGTDGGSACMAAYLVCTSIFNKIMNVVGNKNYYDVRKTCDGDLCYDFSNMENLLNDEKVKHALGVGDIEFVSCSSTVYQAMQLDWMRNLEAGIPPLLEDGIKLLVYAGEYDLICNWLGNSRWVHAMEWSGQKDFGAARSVPFIVDGEEKGIEKNHGTLTFLRVHDAGHMVPMDQPKAALEMLQRWMQGKLSKEGHFAHM; from the exons atggcATCATGTTTATCTTTActctttcttgctttacttgTTGTTTTTCCCTCTTGTCATGTTCTTTCCCTTTCTTCATCCAATAATGAGGATGAGTTTATGGTGTCTTCTGTCAAATTCCCTGTACCAATGGCAGAAAAACTCATCAAACAATTTAATTTGTTCCCTAAACATGATATCAACAAGGCTTCATCATCACCCTTAGCTGCTACTCATCAGCAAACTCTCTTTGAGAAGAGATTCAATTTATCTTATCTTGGTGATTCTGGAGCCACTGTTCAAGATTTGGGTCATCATGCCGGTTATTATATTCTTCCACATACTAAAGATGCAAG gatgttttatttcttttttgaatcaAGAAGCAGCCAGAATGATCCAGTTGTTATATGGCTAACAGGGGGGCCAGGATGTAGCAGTGAATTGGCTGTGTTTTATGAAAATGGACCTTTCAATATAGCAGACAATATGTCACTTGTTTGGAATGATTTCGGCTGGGACAAG GTCTCAAACTTAATATACGTTGATCAACCAATTGGAACTGGTTTCAGTTATAGTTCAGACGATGATGACATTCGTCACGATGAAAGGGGTGTTAGCAATGACCTTTACGACTTTTTGCAG GCTTTCTTCAAGGCACATCCTCAGTAtgtaaataatgatttttacaTAACTGGAGAATCATATGCTGGGCATTACATTCCTGCATTTGCTTCTCGTGTTCATCAAGGTAACAAGAACAAAGAAGGAATTCAAATAAATCTTAAG GGATTTGCCATTGGTAATGGACTCACTAATCCAGAAATTCAGTACAAAGCCTACACTGACTATGCATTGGATATGAGATTGATCAAACAATCTGATTACAATGTCATTGACAAGTCATATCCAAAATGTCAACAGGCAATTAAGCTTTGTG gaaCTGATGGTGGAAGTGCTTGCATGGCGGCATATCTTGTTTGCACAAGTATCTTCAACAAGATCATGAATGTTGTGGGTAACAAAAAT TACTATGATGTGAGAAAGACTTGTGATGGTGATCTCTGCTATGACTTCTCCAACATGGAAAATCTCCTTAATGATGAAAAGGTTAAACATGCCCTTGGTGTTGGGGATATTGAGTTTGTCTCGTGTAGTTCTACAGTTTACCAGGCAATGCAGTTGGATTGGATGAGGAATCTTGAAGCTGGTATTCCTCCACTTCTTGAGGATGGAATCAAGCTACTTGTCTATGCAGGGGAATATGATCTAATCTGCAACTGGCTAG GGAACTCGAGGTGGGTACATGCAATGGAATGGTCTGGGCAGAAAGATTTTGGGGCAGCACGATCGGTTCCTTTTATAGTAGATGGTGAAGAGAAAGGAATTGAAAAGAACCATGGGACTCTAACATTCCTTAGGGTCCATGATGCAGGACACATGGTTCCAATGGATCAACCTAAGGCAGCACTTGAAATGCTGCAGAGATGGATGCAAGGGAAATTGTCTAAGGAAGGTCACTTTGCTCATATGTAG